AATTTTTTCGCCTCGACTGGCAAACCTTGCTGCTGAACATCCACACCCCAGAAACGCTTACAATAAGCGTCCCTCGCCAATAGCAGTCCCATATAATTAGATTGGGTTCCACCGCTTGTGAAAATCCCATCCGCTTGTTCAGGTAACCCCACCTGGCTGCACAGCCAATCTATTAAACGCTCTTCAACGAAGGTGGCCGCCGAGCTTTGGTCCCATGAATCCATGGATTGATTCAACGTACCTATAATCATTTCGGCAGCCACGGCAGGTATTAATGTCGGGCAATGCAAATGTCCGATACAAGTGGGGCTGTGTACATTGATGCTGTCGTTAATAACAAACTCTGCCAACTCATCCGCTACTGCTTCCATTGTCTTCCCTTTTAGAGAAGCAAGGGACAGCTCGTTTAATCTTGCCTCGATTTCGTACGGTTTTTTCCCAGAGTATGGTAAATTGTTCCCTTTTAAAAAGTCCGTCAGCTTTTTTTCAATGATTTTTAATGACTGGCTATAGTTATTGAAACCTTCTTCGTTATTCAAGAACAATCGAGAATAAGCAAAATCCGTTTTATTTATCATTTCGATCATTGATCATTCACCCTCTTGCAACAGCTACACGAACAGCTTGTTCAAAAATTGCAGTGGCTTCGCGAAGCTGGGATTCCGTTACGATCAATGGAGGCAAGAACCTCACTACACTTCCATGTCTGCCGCCAACTTCCAGTATCAACCCTCTTTGAAAACACTCCTGTTGAATGGCACTGGCAAGTAGCGAATCAGCAGGATGGCTTCCATTCGCATTTTGCGGTTCTTCAGGATTGATCATTTCCACACCGACCATTAATCCCCGGCCCCTGACATCGCCGATCTGCTTAATATCTTTTTGCAAATCTTTAAGAATATCCTTTAAGATTTCTCCCATTTTAGCGGCATGCTCCACAAGATTCGTCTCTTTCATGTATTTTAAAGTAGCTGTTCCTGCTGCCATTGCCATTTGATTTCCGCGGAACGTACCGATATGTGCACCTGGTGACCATAGGTCAAGCTCTTTGTTATAAATCACCACCGATAATGGAAGACTTCCGCCTATTGCTTTGGATAGTACAAGAACATCCGGAATGATTCCTGCATGTTCAAAGGCAAACATTTTCCCTGTACGGCCGATACCTGATTGAACTTCGTCGATAATTAGGGGAATGCCCTTTTCTTTTGTTATTCTCCTGATTTCCTTAAGCCATGGAATTGGAGCTGGAATGGAGCCTCCCTCGCCTTGTACTGCCTCTAAAATCATTCCTGCAGGCGGCAATAATCCGGACTCAGGATCGTTCAATAGATTTTCGATATACTGGCTGCTGATTTTATGGCTTTCTTCTCCGCCTATTCCAAAGGGACAGCGATATTGATAAGGATACGGCAGGAATTGTACATCTGGGATTAACCCTTGTATTTTTTCCTTTGGCTTTGCATTGCCGCTGATTGACATGGTTGCATGCGTTGCCCCGTGGTAAGCCCCTTGGAAGGATAATATGCTTCTATTGCCTGTCGCTGTTTTTACCAGTTTAAGTGCTGCCTCAATGGCGTCTCCGCCAGTAGGACCACAGAATTGAATTTTTGCATTTTTCCTGAATTCCTCAGGCAGGCATTCAAAAATTTCATCGACGAACTGCTCTTTGATCGGCGTCGTAAAGTCCAAAGTATGCAAAGGGCGCTTGTCCTTAAGAATTTTTTCCATTGCCTCCAGCACTGCCGGATGATTGTGTCCCAGCGCTAATGTTCCAGCCCCCGCAAGAAAATCAATATATCGCTTTCCATCCATGTCTGTTAAGTAAATCCCCTCCGCTTGATCGATTGCCATGGGTAATCTTCTAGGATATGATCGGGCATTTGATTCCCTTGTATTTTGTTGTTCCAGTAATTGATCATTTTTTGTAAGCGTGTTAGTTACCATAGTGTACCTCCATATATTGAATTAATTGAGAATAATTATCATTATCATGGAATTCATTTTACTGATAATGATAATTATTCTCAATGAGTAAATCCACTCATTTTTCTGTCATTAAATCCCAATAAAATTAAGAAAAGGTTAAAACTGGGACCAATTCTCTATTTAACTATTGAATATAAAAAATGTTCTTAAGGTTTTATTAAGAGTCTGTTTATAAAGCTGAACGCAGTCAAAGATCAAGGAAAAGGAGGAACGACAATGAACGGTTTAAAAGGAAGGCGGGAACTCAAACATGCAATCACCAAAGCGGATTGTCATTTATTAAGAAAAAATCTGCAAAACTTCATGGCTAATATGGGAAATATTTAATTCATAGTGTTTATTTCGATAACCTTGATAATAAAACCTTGAGGCAAAAAACAGAGGGATTTTATCACAGGGATAAGTTCAGGGCGTTTCCGCCGAGGAGGCTCACCGCCCGGCGGAAAGCGAGCATCTGGAGGGGAAATCAACCACACCGCTTTACTTGGTAAATAGCAACAATGTATGCGAAAACAACCTTTAAAGAAAACGGTAGGCAAACTGCTTTTCTTCGAATTATCTATAGTCTGAGGTATCCCAAAATATTCAGAATACCTTTTTTATTGAATTGGCGTATGTCCTCTTCCGGGTTACTCCTCCACTTTTTATTAATTTTTAGCTGCTAACCAATATAAAATACCCTTATTTGGTATAAAATAGTAAAATAGAGAGGTAAATGAACCTCAATCAAGAGGGTTATTCACTTGTTTATCAATTGAATTTAGGGGGTAAAGATTTCCATTATTACTTTTTCCGATCGTACAGTTTCACTTTTGTTAAAAACGGGTCGGTGTCAGGGGGGAAACGGATGAAAAGAAATCATACGATGATGCAATTTTTTGA
This sequence is a window from Brevibacillus sp. JNUCC-41. Protein-coding genes within it:
- a CDS encoding aspartate aminotransferase family protein, translated to MVTNTLTKNDQLLEQQNTRESNARSYPRRLPMAIDQAEGIYLTDMDGKRYIDFLAGAGTLALGHNHPAVLEAMEKILKDKRPLHTLDFTTPIKEQFVDEIFECLPEEFRKNAKIQFCGPTGGDAIEAALKLVKTATGNRSILSFQGAYHGATHATMSISGNAKPKEKIQGLIPDVQFLPYPYQYRCPFGIGGEESHKISSQYIENLLNDPESGLLPPAGMILEAVQGEGGSIPAPIPWLKEIRRITKEKGIPLIIDEVQSGIGRTGKMFAFEHAGIIPDVLVLSKAIGGSLPLSVVIYNKELDLWSPGAHIGTFRGNQMAMAAGTATLKYMKETNLVEHAAKMGEILKDILKDLQKDIKQIGDVRGRGLMVGVEMINPEEPQNANGSHPADSLLASAIQQECFQRGLILEVGGRHGSVVRFLPPLIVTESQLREATAIFEQAVRVAVARG